The following coding sequences lie in one Numida meleagris isolate 19003 breed g44 Domestic line chromosome Z, NumMel1.0, whole genome shotgun sequence genomic window:
- the LOC110389945 gene encoding avidin-like, translating into MVHATSSLLLLSLALLAPCLSAKQCLLTGKWTNDLGSNMTIGAVNNRGEFMGSYLTAVTATSNEIRVSPLQGTLNNINKKSQPTFGFTVNWKFSESTTVFTGQCFVDKNGKEVLKTMWLLRSNVDDIGDDWKATRVGNNIFTRLRTLKE; encoded by the exons ATGGTGCACGCaacctcctccctgctgctgctcagcctggctctgctggctccCTGCCTTTCTGCCAAACAG TGCTTGCTGACTGGGAAATGGACCAATGACCTGGGCTCCAACATGACCATTGGGGCAGTGAACAACAGGGGCGAGTTCATGGGCAGCTATCTCACAGCTGTAACTGCCACATCAAATGAGATCAGAGTGTCACCACTGCAGGGGACCCTAAACAACATCAACAAGAAGAGCCAGCCCACCTTCGGCTTCACTGTCAATTGGAAGTTTTCAG AGTCCACCACTGTCTTCACGGGCCAGTGTTTTGTGGACAAGAATGGGAAGGAGGTCCTGAAGACCATGTGGCTGCTGCGGTCAAATGTTGATGACATTGGTGATGACTGGAAAGCCACCAG GGTCGGCAACAACATCTTCACTCGCCTGCGCACACTGAAGGAGTGA